One window from the genome of Saccopteryx leptura isolate mSacLep1 chromosome 8, mSacLep1_pri_phased_curated, whole genome shotgun sequence encodes:
- the CD200 gene encoding OX-2 membrane glycoprotein isoform X1: MARRVFGRFFCHLSTYRLIWFLAAVMLCRAQDPLIKVVTQDERKQLNTPASLRCFLESSQEVLVVTWQKIKAVSPENMVTFSNDHGVVLQAAYKDKMNITELGLQNSTITFWNTTLDDEGCYKCLFNTFGSGKITGISCLTLFVQPTVFLHYKLFEDHLNITCSANARPAPVISWKVSGSGMENNTEIISHANGTTSVTSVLQIKDPKSQMGKDVICQVLHLGTVTEFRQTVNNGFWFSVPLLLSIVSLVILLILISILLYWKHRRTQDRVCRERTRDELVLELTQCE; this comes from the exons ATGGCGAGGCGG GTGTTCGGGAGGTTCTTCTGTCATCTGTCTACCTACAGACTGATTTGGTTCTTGGCAGCAGTGATGCTATGCAGGGCTCAAG atcctcTGATTAAAGTGGTGACTCAAGATGAAAGAAAGCAGCTGAACACACCTGCTTCATTACGATGCTTTCTGGAATCTTCCCAGGAAGTCTTGGTTGTGACATGGCAGAAAATAAAGGCTGTAAGCCCTGAAAACATGGTCACCTTCAGCAATGACCATGGGGTTGTGCTCCAGGCTGCCTATAAAGATAAAATGAACATAACTGAGCTGGGACTTCAAAACTCAACTATTACCTTCTGGAATACCACTCTGGATGATGAGGGATGTTACAAGTGTCTCTTCAATACCTTCGGTTCCGGGAAGATCACAGGAATATCTTGTCTCACCCTTTTTG TACAGCCCACAGTATTCCTTCACTACAAACTCTTTGAAGACCACCTAAATATCACTTGCTCTGCTAATGCCCGCCCAGCCCCTGTGATCTCATGGAAGGTCTCTGGGTCAGGAATGGAGAACAATACTGAGATTATCTCACATGCCAACGGGACCACGTCTGTCACCAGCGTCCTCCAGATTAAAGACCCCAAGAGTCAGATGGGGAAAGATGTGATATGCCAGGTGCTGCACCTGGGGACTGTGACCGAATTCAGGCAAACTGTTAATAATG GCTTTTGGTTTTCAGTTCCACTGTTGTTAAGTATTGTTTCCCTGGTAATTCTCCTGATCTTAATCTCAATCTTACTGTACTGGAAACACCGCCGGACCCAAGACAGAG
- the CD200 gene encoding OX-2 membrane glycoprotein isoform X3 yields MVTFSNDHGVVLQAAYKDKMNITELGLQNSTITFWNTTLDDEGCYKCLFNTFGSGKITGISCLTLFVQPTVFLHYKLFEDHLNITCSANARPAPVISWKVSGSGMENNTEIISHANGTTSVTSVLQIKDPKSQMGKDVICQVLHLGTVTEFRQTVNNGFWFSVPLLLSIVSLVILLILISILLYWKHRRTQDRVCRERTRDELVLELTQCE; encoded by the exons ATGGTCACCTTCAGCAATGACCATGGGGTTGTGCTCCAGGCTGCCTATAAAGATAAAATGAACATAACTGAGCTGGGACTTCAAAACTCAACTATTACCTTCTGGAATACCACTCTGGATGATGAGGGATGTTACAAGTGTCTCTTCAATACCTTCGGTTCCGGGAAGATCACAGGAATATCTTGTCTCACCCTTTTTG TACAGCCCACAGTATTCCTTCACTACAAACTCTTTGAAGACCACCTAAATATCACTTGCTCTGCTAATGCCCGCCCAGCCCCTGTGATCTCATGGAAGGTCTCTGGGTCAGGAATGGAGAACAATACTGAGATTATCTCACATGCCAACGGGACCACGTCTGTCACCAGCGTCCTCCAGATTAAAGACCCCAAGAGTCAGATGGGGAAAGATGTGATATGCCAGGTGCTGCACCTGGGGACTGTGACCGAATTCAGGCAAACTGTTAATAATG GCTTTTGGTTTTCAGTTCCACTGTTGTTAAGTATTGTTTCCCTGGTAATTCTCCTGATCTTAATCTCAATCTTACTGTACTGGAAACACCGCCGGACCCAAGACAGAG
- the CD200 gene encoding OX-2 membrane glycoprotein isoform X2 produces the protein MARRVFGRFFCHLSTYRLIWFLAAVMLCRAQDPLIKVVTQDERKQLNTPASLRCFLESSQEVLVVTWQKIKAVSPENMVTFSNDHGVVLQAAYKDKMNITELGLQNSTITFWNTTLDDEGCYKCLFNTFGSGKITGISCLTLFVQPTVFLHYKLFEDHLNITCSANARPAPVISWKVSGSGMENNTEIISHANGTTSVTSVLQIKDPKSQMGKDVICQVLHLGTVTEFRQTVNNGFWFSVPLLLSIVSLVILLILISILLYWKHRRTQDREP, from the exons ATGGCGAGGCGG GTGTTCGGGAGGTTCTTCTGTCATCTGTCTACCTACAGACTGATTTGGTTCTTGGCAGCAGTGATGCTATGCAGGGCTCAAG atcctcTGATTAAAGTGGTGACTCAAGATGAAAGAAAGCAGCTGAACACACCTGCTTCATTACGATGCTTTCTGGAATCTTCCCAGGAAGTCTTGGTTGTGACATGGCAGAAAATAAAGGCTGTAAGCCCTGAAAACATGGTCACCTTCAGCAATGACCATGGGGTTGTGCTCCAGGCTGCCTATAAAGATAAAATGAACATAACTGAGCTGGGACTTCAAAACTCAACTATTACCTTCTGGAATACCACTCTGGATGATGAGGGATGTTACAAGTGTCTCTTCAATACCTTCGGTTCCGGGAAGATCACAGGAATATCTTGTCTCACCCTTTTTG TACAGCCCACAGTATTCCTTCACTACAAACTCTTTGAAGACCACCTAAATATCACTTGCTCTGCTAATGCCCGCCCAGCCCCTGTGATCTCATGGAAGGTCTCTGGGTCAGGAATGGAGAACAATACTGAGATTATCTCACATGCCAACGGGACCACGTCTGTCACCAGCGTCCTCCAGATTAAAGACCCCAAGAGTCAGATGGGGAAAGATGTGATATGCCAGGTGCTGCACCTGGGGACTGTGACCGAATTCAGGCAAACTGTTAATAATG GCTTTTGGTTTTCAGTTCCACTGTTGTTAAGTATTGTTTCCCTGGTAATTCTCCTGATCTTAATCTCAATCTTACTGTACTGGAAACACCGCCGGACCCAAGACAGAG